A section of the Malus sylvestris chromosome 17, drMalSylv7.2, whole genome shotgun sequence genome encodes:
- the LOC126610006 gene encoding calcium-dependent mitochondrial ATP-magnesium/phosphate carrier protein 2-like isoform X1: MPMEEDAMPSSNQKLGRIRNACNPIKKTGPVTMDHVLLALGETKEQRELRIRTLFNFFDTANVGYLDYAHIEAGLSALDIPSQYKYANDLLNVCDANQDGRVDYQDFKRYMDDKELELYRIFQAIDVEHNGCILPEELWDALVRAGIEIDDEELALFVERVDKDNNGVITFEEWRDFLLLYPQEATIENIYHYLERVCLVDIGEQTIVPGVTSKHVHASRYLIAGAVAGATSRTATAPLDRLKVILQVQTKRARIMPAVKDIWREGGLLGFFRGNGLNVLKVAPESAIRFYTYEMLKRFIVHANGEEDKANVSTATRLVSGGLAGAVAQTVVYPMDLVKTRIQTYTGEGRRIPSLRTLSRDIWVQEGPRAFYKGVVPSLLGIVPYAGIDLAAYETLKDMSKKYIVHDGEPGALVQLGCGTVSGALGATCVYPLQVVRTRMQAHTEYMGMGDVFRRTFQHEGLIGFYKGIFPNLLKVVPSASITYMVYESMKKSLDLG, translated from the exons ATGCCAATGGAGGAGGACGCAATGCCAAGCAGCAACCAAAAGCTAGGCCGAATAAGAAATGCCTGCAATCCCATTAAGAAAACCGGGCCTGTGACCATGGATCACGTGCTTTTGGCCCTGGGAGAGACCAAGGAGCAGAGGGAGCTCAGAATCCGCACTCTCTTTAACTTCTTTGACACCGCAAATGTTGGTTATTTGGACTATGCCCACATTGAAGCCGGCCTCTCTGCCCTCGACATACCCTCCCAGTACAAGTATGCCAATGATTTGTTGAATGTCTGCGATGCCAATCAAGATGGCCGTGTCGACTACCAAGATTTTAAGCGCTACATGGACGATAAAGAGCTTGAGCTCTATCGTATCTTTCAAGCAATAGATGTCGAACATAATGGTTGCATTCTGCCTGAAGAGCTCTGGGATGCACTTGTAAGGGCAG GGATTGAAATTGATGACGAGGAACTTGCACTTTTTGTTGAGCGTGTTGATAAGGATAATAATGGTGTTATAACATTTGAAGAATGGAGAGATTTTCTTCTACTTTACCCTCAGGAGGCAACCATTGAGAATATTTATCATTATTTGGAAAGGGTATGCCTTGTTGATATTGGGGAGCAGACTATTGTCCCAGGGGTCACCAGTAAGCACGTCCATGCTAGTAGATATTTGATTGCTGGAGCAGTAGCAGGGGCAACATCACGTACAGCTACCGCTCCTCTTGATCGTTTAAAGGTTATTTTGCAAGTACAAACAAAACGAGCTCGAATTATGCCAGCAGTAAAGGATATATGGAGAGAAGGGGGCTTATTGGGCTTTTTTCGTGGCAATGGATTAAATGTCTTGAAGGTGGCTCCTGAAAGCGCCATCAGGTTCTACACTTATGAAATGCTGAAAAGATTTATTGTCCATGCTAATGGTGAAGAAGATAAGGCTAATGTCAGCACTGCAACTCGCCTTGTTTCTGGTGGCTTAGCAGGTGCTGTGGCACAAACTGTGGTATATCCCATGGATCTTGTTAAGACACGAATCCAAACTTATACTGGCGAAGGCAGGAGAATTCCAAGTCTTAGAACTCTGTCTAGAGATATATGGGTTCAGGAGGGACCCCGGGCATTTTATAAGGGTGTTGTCCCATCTTTGCTTGGGATTGTCCCTTATGCTGGCATTGATCTTGCTGCTTATGAAACATTGAAAGATATGTCCAAGAAATATATTGTGCATGACGGGG AACCTGGTGCTCTTGTACAATTGGGATGCGGGACAGTATCAGGAGCTCTTGGTGCAACTTGTGTTTATCCGTTACAGGTTGTCAGGACAAG AATGCAAGCGCACACTGAATATATGGGAATGGGTGATGTATTCAGGAGAACCTTCCAACATGAAGGGTTAATAGGATTCTACAAAGGAATATTTCCTAATCTTCTTAAAGTAGTTCCATCTGCAAGCATTACTTATATGGTTTATGAGTCCATGAAAAAGAGTTTGGATCTGGGATAA
- the LOC126610006 gene encoding calcium-dependent mitochondrial ATP-magnesium/phosphate carrier protein 2-like isoform X2 — protein sequence MPMEEDAMPSSNQKLGRIRNACNPIKKTGPVTMDHVLLALGETKEQRELRIRTLFNFFDTANVGYLDYAHIEAGLSALDIPSQYKYANDLLNVCDANQDGRVDYQDFKRYMDDKELELYRIFQAIDVEHNGCILPEELWDALVRAGIEIDDEELALFVERVDKDNNGVITFEEWRDFLLLYPQEATIENIYHYLERVCLVDIGEQTIVPGVTSKHVHASRYLIAGAVAGATSRTATAPLDRLKVILQVQTKRARIMPAVKDIWREGGLLGFFRGNGLNVLKVAPESAIRFYTYEMLKRFIVHANGEEDKANVSTATRLVSGGLAGAVAQTVVYPMDLVKTRIQTYTGEGRRIPSLRTLSRDIWVQEGPRAFYKGVVPSLLGIVPYAGIDLAAYETLKDMSKKYIVHDGEPGALVQLGCGTVSGALGATCVYPLQNASAH from the exons ATGCCAATGGAGGAGGACGCAATGCCAAGCAGCAACCAAAAGCTAGGCCGAATAAGAAATGCCTGCAATCCCATTAAGAAAACCGGGCCTGTGACCATGGATCACGTGCTTTTGGCCCTGGGAGAGACCAAGGAGCAGAGGGAGCTCAGAATCCGCACTCTCTTTAACTTCTTTGACACCGCAAATGTTGGTTATTTGGACTATGCCCACATTGAAGCCGGCCTCTCTGCCCTCGACATACCCTCCCAGTACAAGTATGCCAATGATTTGTTGAATGTCTGCGATGCCAATCAAGATGGCCGTGTCGACTACCAAGATTTTAAGCGCTACATGGACGATAAAGAGCTTGAGCTCTATCGTATCTTTCAAGCAATAGATGTCGAACATAATGGTTGCATTCTGCCTGAAGAGCTCTGGGATGCACTTGTAAGGGCAG GGATTGAAATTGATGACGAGGAACTTGCACTTTTTGTTGAGCGTGTTGATAAGGATAATAATGGTGTTATAACATTTGAAGAATGGAGAGATTTTCTTCTACTTTACCCTCAGGAGGCAACCATTGAGAATATTTATCATTATTTGGAAAGGGTATGCCTTGTTGATATTGGGGAGCAGACTATTGTCCCAGGGGTCACCAGTAAGCACGTCCATGCTAGTAGATATTTGATTGCTGGAGCAGTAGCAGGGGCAACATCACGTACAGCTACCGCTCCTCTTGATCGTTTAAAGGTTATTTTGCAAGTACAAACAAAACGAGCTCGAATTATGCCAGCAGTAAAGGATATATGGAGAGAAGGGGGCTTATTGGGCTTTTTTCGTGGCAATGGATTAAATGTCTTGAAGGTGGCTCCTGAAAGCGCCATCAGGTTCTACACTTATGAAATGCTGAAAAGATTTATTGTCCATGCTAATGGTGAAGAAGATAAGGCTAATGTCAGCACTGCAACTCGCCTTGTTTCTGGTGGCTTAGCAGGTGCTGTGGCACAAACTGTGGTATATCCCATGGATCTTGTTAAGACACGAATCCAAACTTATACTGGCGAAGGCAGGAGAATTCCAAGTCTTAGAACTCTGTCTAGAGATATATGGGTTCAGGAGGGACCCCGGGCATTTTATAAGGGTGTTGTCCCATCTTTGCTTGGGATTGTCCCTTATGCTGGCATTGATCTTGCTGCTTATGAAACATTGAAAGATATGTCCAAGAAATATATTGTGCATGACGGGG AACCTGGTGCTCTTGTACAATTGGGATGCGGGACAGTATCAGGAGCTCTTGGTGCAACTTGTGTTTATCCGTTACAG AATGCAAGCGCACACTGA